A single window of Streptomyces aquilus DNA harbors:
- a CDS encoding sensor histidine kinase, with protein MPDRPDAPSAVDTRWLGLVLHAAFFLLLGGALARFLLRHPGEPRTPWIIALCVVLVVLHLVGPKAGSPGPRHSAWLALVVVVWMVLVVLAPSFAWCAVPLFYTGLRTLPQRAALVLVAVLTVFVVAAQVQLGGRFDPNLVLAPPAVAALATAVFLQMERQTDRQRALIDDLIRTRRELAASERREGTLAERERLAMEIHDTLAQGLSSQRMLLQAADRVWDAAPDKARAHVRTAASVAEHNLAEARRFVHDLAPADLARGGGLDAALRALAARESGGQLTVRVHVDAEDERLTRLPDRVQSALLRIAQGALANVREHAGARGAALTLTLLDDEVVLDVSDDGHGFDPAAPPDSAEGGRGHGLPAMRARLRALGGTLTVESRTGEGTVLSAAVPLEAHR; from the coding sequence ATGCCGGACCGCCCGGACGCACCGAGCGCCGTCGACACCCGGTGGCTCGGCCTCGTCCTGCACGCCGCGTTCTTCCTGCTGCTCGGCGGCGCCCTCGCCCGCTTCCTGCTGCGCCATCCCGGCGAGCCGCGCACGCCGTGGATCATCGCGCTGTGCGTGGTGCTCGTCGTCCTGCATCTGGTGGGGCCGAAGGCGGGCAGCCCGGGACCACGGCACTCCGCGTGGCTGGCGCTCGTCGTCGTGGTGTGGATGGTGCTGGTCGTGCTCGCGCCCAGCTTCGCCTGGTGCGCGGTGCCCCTCTTCTACACCGGCCTGCGCACGCTGCCGCAGCGTGCGGCGCTCGTCCTGGTGGCGGTGCTGACCGTGTTCGTGGTGGCCGCGCAGGTGCAGCTCGGCGGGCGCTTCGACCCGAACCTGGTGCTCGCGCCGCCCGCCGTCGCCGCGCTCGCCACCGCCGTCTTCCTCCAGATGGAGCGGCAGACCGACCGGCAGCGCGCCCTCATCGACGACCTCATCCGCACCCGCCGCGAACTCGCCGCCTCGGAACGCCGCGAGGGCACCCTCGCCGAGCGGGAGCGGCTCGCCATGGAGATCCACGACACGCTCGCCCAGGGCCTGTCCAGCCAGCGGATGCTGCTCCAGGCGGCGGACCGGGTGTGGGACGCCGCACCGGACAAGGCCCGCGCCCATGTCCGCACCGCCGCCTCCGTCGCCGAGCACAACCTCGCCGAGGCCCGCCGGTTCGTGCACGACCTCGCGCCCGCCGACCTCGCCCGCGGCGGCGGCCTCGACGCGGCGCTGCGTGCGCTGGCCGCCCGGGAGTCCGGTGGGCAGTTGACCGTACGGGTCCATGTCGACGCCGAGGACGAGCGGCTCACCCGGCTGCCGGACCGCGTCCAGTCCGCCCTGCTGCGCATCGCCCAGGGCGCCCTGGCCAACGTCCGCGAGCATGCCGGCGCGCGCGGTGCCGCGCTCACGCTCACCCTGCTCGACGACGAGGTCGTCCTGGACGTCTCCGACGACGGCCACGGCTTCGACCCCGCCGCGCCGCCCGACTCCGCCGAGGGCGGGCGCGGCCACGGTCTGCCCGCGATGCGGGCCCGCCTGCGGGCACTCGGCGGCACCCTGACCGTCGAGTCCCGAACCGGCGAGGGCACGGTCCTGTCCGCGGCGGTTCCGTTGGAGGCGCACCGATGA
- a CDS encoding Imm32 family immunity protein encodes MEPRVRHHPASGEVDLSAPAAELHRLARAVAEGAGVLWTTTGPDGDDGTLAGVEIRDTPGPGVRVTVDPARRVLLIDGDGDARALLAANLRNMADADDGGHLHVDHFPDHPYLAEGSLPLVVNSPHGGMPGR; translated from the coding sequence ATGGAACCCAGGGTTCGTCACCACCCCGCGTCCGGCGAAGTGGACCTCAGCGCCCCGGCCGCCGAACTGCACCGTCTGGCGCGGGCCGTGGCCGAGGGTGCGGGCGTGCTGTGGACCACGACCGGGCCTGACGGCGACGACGGCACCCTGGCCGGCGTCGAGATCCGCGACACGCCGGGCCCCGGAGTCCGCGTCACCGTCGACCCCGCCCGGCGTGTCCTCCTGATCGACGGGGACGGCGACGCCCGAGCCCTCTTGGCGGCCAACCTGCGGAACATGGCCGACGCGGACGACGGCGGCCATCTCCACGTCGACCATTTCCCCGACCACCCCTACCTGGCGGAGGGTTCCCTCCCGCTGGTGGTCAACAGCCCGCACGGGGGCATGCCAGGGCGCTGA
- a CDS encoding NAD(P)-dependent alcohol dehydrogenase codes for MKAIVQYAYGSTETLELRDVERPVPGDDEVLVEVRAAGVDPSVWHLMTGRPYIARLSPELGLRRPAHVVRGWDAAGRVAAVGAKVTGFKPGDEVFGQCDGSFAEYARARPDQLAAMPAGFSFPQAAALPVSGVTALQALDMARPRPGDKVLVIGASGGVGTYAVQLAAHYGARVTGVCGPGAADLVRSLGAADVIDYTREEVTDRPVRHDLVIDTAGNRSLTRLRRVLAPRGTVVFVGGEDGGPVLGGLDRWVRGLVLSLFVGQRLRPLFARTRQPDLLRLKDLAETGAIAPVIDRTYPLDEAVAAVRHLESGHPRGKLVVTV; via the coding sequence ATGAAGGCCATCGTCCAGTACGCGTACGGCTCCACCGAAACCCTGGAACTGCGGGACGTCGAGCGTCCCGTGCCCGGCGACGACGAAGTGCTGGTGGAGGTGCGAGCCGCGGGCGTCGACCCGAGCGTGTGGCATCTCATGACCGGGCGGCCCTACATCGCCCGGCTCAGTCCCGAGCTCGGCCTGCGCCGGCCCGCTCACGTCGTGCGCGGCTGGGACGCGGCGGGGCGGGTGGCGGCGGTCGGGGCGAAGGTGACCGGGTTCAAGCCGGGGGACGAGGTGTTCGGGCAGTGCGACGGCTCCTTCGCCGAGTACGCGCGCGCCAGACCCGACCAGCTCGCCGCGATGCCCGCGGGTTTCTCCTTCCCGCAGGCCGCCGCCCTGCCCGTCTCCGGCGTGACCGCGCTCCAGGCCCTCGACATGGCCCGCCCGCGGCCCGGCGACAAGGTGCTCGTGATCGGCGCCTCGGGCGGCGTCGGGACGTACGCCGTGCAACTCGCCGCCCATTACGGGGCCCGGGTCACCGGCGTGTGCGGGCCCGGCGCGGCCGATCTGGTCAGGTCGCTCGGGGCGGCCGACGTCATCGACTACACCCGGGAGGAGGTCACCGACCGGCCCGTCCGCCACGACCTCGTCATCGACACCGCCGGGAACCGTTCCCTGACCCGGTTGCGCCGGGTCCTCGCGCCGCGGGGCACGGTCGTCTTCGTCGGCGGCGAGGACGGCGGGCCCGTGCTGGGCGGCCTGGACCGCTGGGTGCGCGGACTGGTGCTGTCGCTCTTCGTGGGGCAGCGCCTGCGCCCGCTGTTCGCCCGCACCCGGCAGCCGGACCTGCTTCGCCTCAAGGACCTCGCGGAGACGGGCGCGATCGCCCCGGTGATCGACCGCACCTATCCGCTGGACGAGGCCGTGGCCGCCGTACGCCATCTGGAGAGCGGGCATCCGCGGGGCAAGCTCGTCGTCACCGTCTGA
- a CDS encoding metalloregulator ArsR/SmtB family transcription factor, which produces MERIASALGDGARWRIVELLVERPRSVGELAELTGLRQPQTTKHLQTLARAGLVTVFPLGQRRVYAVETAPLAALERRLRELVETAEAHAGERDVIARYRAAIEAEAAAADRERWADGRTFSFERALPAPRDLVWRHWTDADLLASWWAPPSLTVSECVLEARPGGRAVLEYRDAEGRYRSEGRVHTAAEPEHLVFDLSVLDPADAVSFTGHYDLSLAEVPDGTRLRLDLRITDTTVEAAPHIAGIGTGWEQVLDNLAASVGTARTTTKGTTHTRAKG; this is translated from the coding sequence ATGGAGCGGATCGCATCAGCACTGGGGGACGGAGCGCGGTGGCGCATCGTCGAACTCCTCGTCGAGCGGCCCCGGTCCGTCGGTGAACTGGCGGAGCTGACCGGGCTACGGCAGCCACAGACCACCAAGCACCTGCAGACCCTCGCCCGGGCCGGCCTCGTGACGGTCTTCCCGCTGGGGCAGCGCCGGGTCTACGCGGTCGAGACCGCACCCCTGGCAGCCCTGGAGCGGCGGCTGCGGGAGCTGGTCGAGACAGCGGAGGCGCACGCGGGCGAGCGGGACGTCATCGCCCGCTACCGCGCCGCCATCGAGGCGGAGGCCGCGGCCGCGGACCGGGAGCGGTGGGCGGACGGACGTACGTTCTCGTTCGAGCGCGCCCTCCCCGCACCCCGTGACCTCGTCTGGCGGCACTGGACCGACGCGGACCTGCTCGCCTCCTGGTGGGCGCCGCCGTCGCTGACGGTCAGCGAGTGCGTCCTGGAGGCAAGGCCGGGTGGACGAGCCGTCCTCGAGTACCGGGATGCCGAAGGGCGCTACCGCTCCGAGGGACGGGTCCACACCGCGGCGGAACCCGAGCACCTCGTGTTCGACCTCTCGGTGCTGGACCCCGCGGACGCGGTCTCCTTCACCGGCCACTACGACCTGAGCCTCGCCGAGGTCCCGGACGGGACGCGACTCCGGCTCGACCTGCGCATCACCGACACGACCGTCGAAGCGGCCCCTCACATCGCCGGGATCGGAACCGGTTGGGAGCAGGTGCTCGACAACCTCGCCGCCTCCGTCGGCACAGCGCGCACCACCACCAAGGGCACCACGCATACACGAGCCAAGGGATAA
- a CDS encoding MFS transporter, which yields MPPGLVALALGGFGIGLTEFLIAGLLPQVASSFAVSEAAAGRLVSGYALSVAAGAIALTAATARLPRKQVLVGLMALFVIGNLLSAVAPNYPAMMLGRIVAALCHGSFFGIGSLVARSLVAPERKSRAVAVMFAGLTLANVLGVPFGALVGERWGWRSAFWAVTAIGVLALAGIVALVPTPAGGGGAGRTSPAPRDGADPAPPTHPRSQLHAFRSAQVWLTLTATALGYGGMFGAFSYIAYTFTEVGGFSASAVAWLLMVYGVGLVVGNVVGGRAADSDRDRALILALLGLTVTLAAFGLLAASAPASVVLVFLMGLTGFAAVPGMITRVTDHAHGAPLAASANVSASNVGNALGAWLGGLALSAGLGYRAPLFVGAGIVAVAVAVMAIAARAARTTRPAQAAAQAAQAAQADQAAQAAREIP from the coding sequence CTGCCGCCGGGGCTGGTCGCGCTGGCTCTCGGCGGCTTCGGTATCGGGCTCACCGAGTTCCTCATCGCCGGGCTGTTGCCGCAGGTCGCGTCGAGTTTCGCGGTGTCCGAGGCGGCGGCTGGCCGGCTCGTCTCCGGATACGCGCTCAGTGTCGCGGCCGGCGCGATCGCCCTCACGGCGGCGACGGCCCGCCTGCCCCGCAAGCAGGTCCTGGTCGGCCTGATGGCGTTGTTCGTGATCGGCAACCTGCTGTCAGCCGTCGCGCCGAACTATCCGGCGATGATGCTCGGACGGATCGTCGCGGCCCTGTGCCACGGCTCGTTCTTCGGCATCGGATCGCTGGTCGCCCGCAGCCTGGTCGCGCCTGAGCGGAAGTCCCGTGCGGTGGCGGTCATGTTCGCCGGGCTGACCCTGGCGAACGTGCTGGGCGTGCCGTTCGGCGCGCTGGTCGGTGAACGCTGGGGCTGGCGTTCGGCGTTCTGGGCGGTCACCGCGATCGGCGTCCTGGCGCTGGCGGGGATCGTCGCCCTGGTGCCCACGCCGGCGGGAGGGGGCGGGGCGGGCCGGACGTCACCGGCGCCACGCGACGGCGCGGACCCCGCCCCGCCCACCCACCCGCGCTCCCAACTCCACGCCTTCCGCTCCGCGCAGGTCTGGCTCACCCTCACCGCCACCGCGCTCGGCTACGGCGGCATGTTCGGCGCGTTCAGCTACATCGCCTACACGTTCACCGAGGTCGGCGGCTTCTCCGCGTCGGCCGTCGCCTGGCTGTTGATGGTGTACGGCGTCGGCCTGGTCGTCGGGAACGTGGTCGGCGGGCGGGCCGCCGACAGCGACCGTGACCGCGCCCTGATCCTCGCCCTCCTGGGCCTCACCGTCACCCTCGCCGCGTTCGGCCTGCTGGCCGCGAGCGCCCCCGCCTCGGTCGTCCTGGTCTTCCTGATGGGGCTGACCGGCTTCGCCGCCGTCCCCGGCATGATCACCCGGGTCACCGACCACGCCCACGGGGCGCCCCTCGCCGCCAGCGCCAACGTGTCCGCCTCCAACGTCGGCAACGCCCTCGGCGCCTGGCTCGGCGGCCTGGCCCTCTCGGCGGGCCTCGGCTACCGGGCTCCGCTGTTCGTCGGCGCCGGGATCGTCGCGGTTGCCGTCGCGGTCATGGCGATCGCGGCCCGGGCGGCCCGGACGACCCGGCCAGCCCAGGCGGCAGCGCAGGCAGCACAGGCAGCGCAGGCAGACCAGGCGGCCCAGGCGGCCCGAGAAATTCCTTGA
- a CDS encoding GlcG/HbpS family heme-binding protein: protein MNAVQPQHKKVSRRARLAVGGAVLGAVALAGIGAVSANASAPAKAPAAAAAVSAPAKATTTSTHLTIDAATRAAQAALDAAEKEHQRVTVAVVDRNGNTVVTLRGDGAGPQSYESAERKAYTAVSWNAPTSELAERLKQAPNLKDIPGTLFLAGGVPVTAQNAPIAAIGVAGAPSGALDEKYAQAGAEAVTGR from the coding sequence ATGAACGCCGTGCAGCCCCAGCACAAGAAGGTCTCCCGCCGTGCCCGCCTCGCCGTCGGCGGTGCCGTGCTCGGCGCTGTCGCCCTGGCCGGTATCGGCGCGGTCTCCGCCAACGCCTCCGCACCGGCCAAGGCGCCCGCCGCTGCCGCCGCGGTCTCCGCCCCGGCCAAGGCCACCACCACGTCCACCCACCTGACGATCGACGCCGCCACCCGCGCCGCCCAGGCCGCGCTCGACGCCGCCGAGAAGGAGCACCAGCGGGTCACGGTCGCCGTCGTCGACCGCAACGGCAACACCGTCGTCACCCTGCGCGGCGACGGCGCCGGCCCGCAGTCGTACGAGTCGGCCGAGCGCAAGGCGTACACCGCCGTCTCCTGGAACGCCCCCACCTCCGAACTCGCCGAGCGTCTGAAGCAGGCCCCGAACCTGAAGGACATCCCCGGCACCCTGTTCCTGGCCGGCGGCGTCCCCGTCACCGCCCAGAACGCCCCGATCGCGGCCATCGGCGTCGCGGGCGCTCCGTCCGGCGCCCTGGACGAGAAGTACGCGCAGGCGGGCGCGGAGGCGGTTACGGGCCGCTGA
- a CDS encoding DUF1775 domain-containing protein produces MSRIIRRLTVAAATAATAVLFTAVPAAAHVEVESDDAQALAENAELAFTAESESATAGIAQIRVVLPKGIAPSDVTYGKGPEGWKFTATDDGYTVKGAALKVGADAEYSVVVRQLPDVKELAFKTLQTYGDGKVDRWIELDESGDDGHGHGEGNPAPVLKLKAAAPGAAPVGPSPSASASASATPTAEASGTSPTPQAADTEKDEDDGGLSAGVWVAIAVVLVVAVAVVVVRRRGGARQ; encoded by the coding sequence ATGTCCCGCATCATCCGCCGGCTCACCGTCGCGGCCGCCACCGCGGCAACCGCCGTACTGTTCACCGCCGTTCCGGCCGCCGCCCATGTCGAGGTCGAGTCGGACGACGCGCAGGCCCTCGCCGAGAACGCCGAACTCGCCTTCACCGCCGAGTCGGAGTCCGCCACCGCCGGGATCGCGCAGATCCGGGTGGTCCTGCCCAAGGGCATCGCCCCGTCCGACGTGACGTACGGGAAGGGGCCCGAGGGCTGGAAGTTCACCGCGACGGACGACGGCTACACCGTGAAGGGCGCGGCGCTGAAGGTGGGCGCCGACGCCGAGTACTCCGTCGTCGTACGGCAGTTGCCCGACGTAAAGGAGCTGGCGTTCAAGACACTCCAGACGTACGGCGACGGCAAGGTCGACCGCTGGATCGAGCTGGACGAGTCCGGCGACGACGGGCACGGGCACGGCGAGGGCAACCCGGCCCCGGTGCTGAAGCTGAAGGCGGCCGCGCCGGGGGCGGCGCCGGTCGGACCCTCCCCCAGTGCGTCCGCGAGCGCGTCGGCGACCCCGACCGCGGAGGCGTCCGGCACCTCGCCGACCCCGCAGGCGGCCGACACCGAGAAGGACGAGGACGACGGCGGTCTGTCCGCGGGGGTGTGGGTCGCGATCGCGGTGGTGCTCGTCGTGGCCGTGGCCGTGGTGGTCGTACGACGCAGGGGCGGCGCCCGACAGTAG
- a CDS encoding DUF6629 family protein: MCWSATADLVAGTAVAGVGVACVARVRDPRDLPLAGLPLLLGAHQIVEALVWNAGGGSGAATVVWAVIALPVLAAGVPLAVWCAARPRARRRLALPLVIGAATAAALAHALVSGRVTAEIRGHTMGYSIGLSHTPLLIAGYLLATVGSLLLSGDRRLCVLGVLVAVGAAVCSALWRLEFVSTWCALAALCSVVLLGWVRARSRGAVPAA, encoded by the coding sequence ATGTGTTGGAGTGCGACGGCCGACCTGGTGGCCGGTACGGCGGTCGCGGGTGTCGGTGTCGCCTGTGTGGCGCGGGTGCGTGATCCGCGTGATCTCCCGCTGGCCGGGCTGCCGTTGCTGCTGGGGGCGCATCAGATCGTCGAGGCGCTGGTGTGGAACGCCGGTGGCGGCAGCGGCGCCGCGACGGTGGTGTGGGCCGTGATCGCGTTGCCGGTACTGGCCGCGGGAGTGCCCTTGGCCGTCTGGTGCGCGGCTCGGCCACGGGCCCGGCGCCGGCTGGCCCTTCCCCTGGTGATCGGCGCGGCGACCGCGGCGGCGCTCGCCCATGCCTTGGTCTCCGGTCGGGTCACGGCCGAGATCCGCGGCCACACGATGGGCTATTCGATCGGCCTGTCGCACACTCCCCTGCTCATCGCCGGGTATCTGCTGGCGACCGTGGGCTCCTTGCTGCTCTCCGGTGACCGGCGGCTGTGCGTGCTGGGGGTGCTGGTCGCCGTGGGTGCGGCGGTCTGCTCGGCGTTGTGGCGGCTGGAGTTCGTCTCGACGTGGTGTGCGCTGGCCGCCCTGTGCTCGGTGGTGCTGCTGGGCTGGGTCCGCGCACGGTCGCGCGGCGCGGTGCCCGCGGCCTGA
- a CDS encoding GlxA family transcriptional regulator, with protein sequence MSHVVFFLVPGVHLLDLAGPAQVFSTAAVFGHPYTLTYVAERTEVPTAQGVPLVAGLDWPELRPEDLVVVPGWQAVTLADSPEIGAPALRALRDHHDRGGTVASVCAGAEALGRAGLLQGRHCTTHHDVQDELARRHPGATVVRDVLFTADDRVITSAGIASGIDLALHLVAARHGPAVAAKVARDMVVYARRNGHDAQSSAMFRHRSHLDDTVHHVQDLIDARFDHPLPLPALASAVGVSERTLTRLFTRATGLTPLRYQQTLRLERAQHLIGHGATLEAAARSVGFEDARMLRRLRARAA encoded by the coding sequence GTGAGCCACGTCGTCTTCTTCCTGGTGCCCGGAGTCCATCTGCTGGACCTGGCGGGACCCGCGCAGGTCTTCTCCACCGCCGCCGTCTTCGGGCACCCCTACACCCTCACCTACGTCGCCGAGCGGACCGAGGTCCCCACCGCGCAGGGGGTGCCACTGGTGGCCGGACTCGACTGGCCCGAGCTGCGGCCCGAGGACCTCGTCGTGGTGCCCGGCTGGCAGGCGGTCACCCTGGCCGACTCGCCCGAGATCGGCGCCCCGGCCCTGCGGGCCCTGCGCGACCACCACGACCGCGGCGGCACGGTGGCCAGCGTGTGCGCCGGAGCCGAGGCGCTCGGCCGGGCCGGCCTGCTCCAGGGCCGCCACTGCACCACGCACCACGACGTGCAGGACGAACTGGCCCGGCGCCACCCGGGCGCGACCGTCGTCCGCGACGTCCTGTTCACCGCCGACGACCGTGTCATCACCTCGGCCGGCATCGCCAGCGGCATCGACCTGGCCCTGCACCTGGTCGCCGCCCGGCACGGGCCCGCCGTCGCCGCCAAGGTCGCCCGCGACATGGTCGTCTACGCCCGCCGCAACGGCCACGACGCCCAGTCCAGCGCGATGTTCCGGCACCGGTCCCACCTCGACGACACCGTCCACCACGTCCAGGACCTGATCGACGCCCGCTTCGACCACCCGCTGCCGCTGCCCGCCCTCGCCTCCGCGGTCGGCGTGAGCGAACGTACCCTCACCCGCCTGTTCACCCGCGCCACCGGCCTGACCCCACTGCGCTACCAGCAGACCCTCCGCCTCGAACGCGCCCAGCACCTCATCGGCCACGGCGCCACCCTGGAGGCGGCCGCCCGCTCGGTCGGCTTCGAGGACGCCCGCATGCTGCGCCGACTGCGCGCCCGCGCGGCGTAG
- a CDS encoding response regulator, with protein MTTPDHPHRVRILVCDDHAVVRAGLLALLDSAPDIEVVGEAGTGEEALALAAKLTPDVVLMDLQLGEGIDGVETTRRLTSAPGARPHVLVLTTYDTDADITRAIEAGATGYLLKAERPDELFAAIHAAAEGRTALSAPVAGRVMANLRKPRPTLTDRERDILAQLARGIGNRDIARALFISEATVKTHLRRIYDKLGVDTRAGAVAVAKERRLLP; from the coding sequence TTGACGACCCCCGACCACCCCCACCGCGTGCGCATCCTGGTCTGCGACGACCACGCCGTCGTACGCGCCGGACTGCTCGCGCTGCTCGACAGCGCCCCGGACATCGAGGTCGTCGGCGAAGCCGGCACCGGTGAGGAGGCGCTGGCGCTGGCCGCGAAGCTCACGCCGGACGTGGTGCTGATGGACCTCCAGCTGGGCGAGGGCATCGACGGCGTGGAGACCACCCGCCGCCTCACCTCCGCGCCGGGCGCCCGCCCGCACGTCCTGGTGCTGACGACGTACGACACCGACGCCGACATCACCCGCGCCATCGAGGCGGGCGCCACCGGTTATCTCCTCAAGGCCGAGCGCCCCGACGAGCTGTTCGCGGCGATCCACGCCGCCGCCGAGGGCCGCACCGCGCTGTCGGCGCCGGTCGCCGGCCGCGTGATGGCCAACCTCCGCAAGCCCCGCCCCACCCTCACCGACCGCGAACGCGACATCCTCGCCCAGCTGGCCCGCGGCATCGGCAACCGGGACATCGCCCGCGCCCTGTTCATCAGCGAGGCCACGGTGAAGACCCACCTCCGCCGGATCTACGACAAGCTCGGCGTCGACACGCGGGCAGGAGCGGTCGCGGTCGCCAAGGAGAGGCGGCTCCTTCCGTGA
- a CDS encoding dihydrofolate reductase family protein, with amino-acid sequence MSDSTGRKVTANINLTLDGRYNGPGGPGDLGAIVPYAVTDVARNHLTRIWENATTVVLGRGNAEGFLGFWPSVAEDDNADPRDRGYAKWLVDTEKVVLSTTLTEAPWSRARVVNAPTAEVLAGLKADGEGDILINTSASVIKAALAADLVDRLYLIICPEIAGGGERLFDDGLPASKWTLTHREIGESGEMALTYDRVR; translated from the coding sequence ATGAGCGACTCGACCGGACGCAAGGTCACTGCGAACATCAACCTCACCCTCGACGGGCGCTACAACGGCCCCGGCGGCCCCGGAGACCTCGGCGCGATCGTCCCGTACGCCGTCACGGACGTCGCCCGCAACCACCTCACCCGCATCTGGGAGAACGCCACGACGGTCGTGCTCGGCCGGGGCAACGCCGAGGGGTTCCTCGGGTTCTGGCCCTCGGTCGCCGAGGACGACAACGCCGACCCGCGCGACCGCGGCTATGCGAAGTGGCTGGTCGACACCGAGAAGGTGGTCCTGTCCACGACCCTCACCGAGGCGCCGTGGAGCCGCGCCCGCGTGGTGAACGCCCCGACCGCGGAGGTCCTCGCCGGCCTCAAGGCCGACGGCGAGGGCGACATCCTCATCAACACCAGCGCGAGTGTCATCAAGGCGGCCCTCGCGGCGGATCTGGTCGACCGGCTGTACCTGATCATCTGCCCCGAGATCGCCGGGGGCGGGGAGCGGCTGTTCGACGACGGTCTGCCGGCCTCGAAGTGGACGCTCACCCACCGGGAGATCGGCGAGTCGGGCGAGATGGCCCTGACCTACGACCGCGTCCGCTGA
- a CDS encoding cysteine hydrolase family protein, whose protein sequence is MTRALIVIDVQESFRVRPLWETISDPKIADKVNRLVRLAREAGELVVWVLHSEPGSADVFDPALGHVRLMEELERADGEPLIHKTSHNAFTTTNLQQLLTEHGIRELTVCGIRTEQCVETTARVASDLGYGVTFVVDATATNPIPHRDAPADLSNAELLADPRTLPAEEVVRRTEYALAGRFATIATVAGLEAAAQPRA, encoded by the coding sequence ATGACCCGAGCCCTCATCGTCATCGATGTCCAGGAGTCCTTCCGCGTCCGCCCGCTGTGGGAGACGATCTCCGACCCGAAGATCGCCGACAAGGTGAACCGTCTCGTCCGGCTGGCCCGCGAGGCGGGGGAGCTGGTGGTGTGGGTGCTGCACTCGGAGCCGGGCAGCGCCGACGTCTTCGACCCCGCCCTCGGCCACGTCCGCCTGATGGAGGAGCTGGAGCGGGCGGACGGTGAGCCGCTGATCCACAAGACCTCGCACAACGCGTTCACCACCACCAACCTCCAGCAGTTGCTGACCGAGCACGGCATCCGCGAACTCACCGTCTGCGGCATCCGCACCGAGCAGTGCGTGGAGACCACCGCGCGGGTCGCGAGCGACCTCGGCTACGGCGTCACCTTCGTCGTCGACGCGACGGCCACCAACCCCATCCCGCACCGCGACGCCCCCGCCGATCTGAGCAACGCCGAACTGCTCGCCGACCCCCGCACCCTGCCCGCCGAGGAGGTCGTACGACGTACCGAGTACGCCCTCGCCGGACGCTTCGCCACCATCGCCACCGTCGCCGGGCTGGAGGCCGCGGCCCAGCCTCGGGCATGA